One genomic window of Candidatus Nanohalobium constans includes the following:
- a CDS encoding STT3 domain-containing protein, with protein sequence MDPANKVKEYSDNLDRETILTKLKENWHLGGLTLVFLLAFMLRYMPEKGMQYLQAADPYFIFRMSQHLALEGTMPQVDFMRYFPYAAPTYSLQIGDFIVPAVLYNLGFSLFFENYLEWAQFYPALLGAASTVVMYFLGKEHFNKNTGLAAAFFLAVISGALRRTSAGFFEKEPLGTFLMVTSLLFFTRAWKRESWENGIMAGLTLGIFTISWGGSQMLWLLYPILTGITLFLNIEIRSLIAAYTPTVLIGGFFAAFTNPGRFWFTDSLFLIASAALGLLWLRYLVEEFEVVQEKYLPYFVPSMGVLGFFMAVLSPIYSQWVADKILRLVSLALGKTGNSVIGKTVQENAAPGVNSLATSLGSVLAGRVPAGLEIFSMLLSPWTFMIVSIVATSTALMMMLGKKYGVFGDVIPGKKHIAYTQAVFVATIIFMVGLVLNFVFISAFAAAIVAATILATVYFLDEDSAFSISTLMLLGTAVGLSIASFRFTGGLFTSFAYLTLWPTLAAVAGSAILNYLDHFPEREITCRWYMIIPLVWIGSNLYGGTTRSRLVFLSTFAVALGAGHGLNIVISKLRALDYDWSDNIDSDNLKTASLLLVLALVLGMNFFSGFSMSQGIRGSPTPSPQLWEQSLDYMEDETPNGSVVLSWWDYGYNFQTLGNRASVADGGNLRYYTSEGDHMNYRLASYLNSTTANDTDYLEQTSADYIWLDHSMIGKFSAVSQIANKDNQDYQAMAQFSTPGALQSSLSEEDGQTVAQFRGRLGRDPVSIYAPVEFTNSSAGLSGPPTVRFADGQTAEVGCLLTEDGREDFDVERDLGFCAVEDPFYSLERGAAGTQSRLILVPEKITDSTLVKLYLQDGRGVDYAEKVPEASNGYIKMWEITE encoded by the coding sequence ATGGATCCAGCCAACAAAGTCAAAGAGTACAGTGATAATTTAGATAGAGAAACCATTCTAACGAAGCTTAAGGAAAATTGGCACTTAGGAGGTCTAACACTCGTATTTTTACTTGCATTCATGTTACGCTACATGCCGGAAAAAGGCATGCAGTACCTCCAAGCCGCTGATCCATACTTCATCTTCCGCATGAGCCAACACCTCGCACTCGAAGGCACCATGCCACAAGTAGATTTCATGCGTTATTTCCCATACGCGGCACCGACTTACTCGCTTCAGATAGGAGACTTCATCGTCCCTGCAGTACTGTACAATTTAGGGTTCTCACTGTTCTTCGAGAACTACCTGGAATGGGCACAGTTCTACCCAGCGCTTCTAGGAGCTGCTTCAACAGTGGTAATGTACTTCCTAGGTAAGGAACACTTCAACAAGAATACGGGGCTTGCAGCAGCATTCTTCCTAGCAGTTATCTCTGGAGCACTTAGAAGAACTTCGGCAGGATTCTTCGAGAAAGAACCGCTTGGAACATTCCTGATGGTTACTTCACTGCTTTTCTTCACGAGAGCATGGAAACGAGAAAGCTGGGAGAATGGCATAATGGCGGGTCTAACTCTAGGAATATTTACAATCAGCTGGGGAGGCAGCCAAATGCTCTGGCTACTATATCCGATACTAACAGGTATCACACTGTTCCTAAACATCGAAATAAGATCTCTTATAGCTGCATACACTCCAACAGTATTGATAGGAGGATTCTTCGCAGCATTCACCAATCCAGGAAGGTTCTGGTTCACAGACTCTTTATTCCTTATAGCGTCAGCAGCATTAGGACTCCTATGGCTAAGATACCTTGTCGAAGAATTCGAAGTAGTCCAGGAAAAGTATCTTCCTTACTTCGTGCCTTCGATGGGTGTCCTAGGGTTCTTTATGGCAGTACTCTCACCCATCTACTCTCAATGGGTCGCTGACAAAATTCTAAGGCTTGTCAGTCTGGCACTAGGAAAGACAGGTAACAGCGTTATAGGTAAAACAGTACAGGAAAATGCAGCACCGGGAGTAAACAGCCTTGCAACAAGCCTTGGATCGGTGCTAGCTGGTAGAGTCCCGGCAGGACTGGAAATTTTCTCCATGCTGCTAAGTCCTTGGACATTCATGATAGTTTCAATCGTCGCTACATCAACAGCCCTAATGATGATGCTTGGAAAGAAGTACGGTGTCTTCGGTGACGTTATTCCGGGCAAAAAGCATATTGCCTATACTCAGGCAGTCTTCGTAGCCACAATAATATTCATGGTTGGACTGGTCTTGAACTTCGTGTTTATCTCGGCGTTCGCAGCTGCAATAGTGGCTGCTACAATCCTAGCCACAGTCTATTTCCTAGATGAAGACTCAGCGTTCAGCATATCCACTTTGATGCTTCTGGGAACGGCAGTAGGGCTGTCAATAGCATCATTCAGATTTACAGGCGGTTTATTCACTTCATTCGCCTACCTGACTCTATGGCCTACCTTAGCTGCAGTAGCAGGATCGGCAATACTCAACTACCTAGACCACTTCCCTGAAAGAGAAATAACCTGTAGATGGTACATGATCATACCTCTAGTATGGATAGGCTCCAATCTTTACGGAGGTACAACTAGATCACGGCTCGTATTCCTATCAACATTTGCGGTAGCTCTTGGCGCAGGTCATGGTTTAAACATAGTAATATCAAAGCTAAGAGCATTGGATTACGACTGGTCAGATAATATAGACTCAGATAATCTGAAAACAGCAAGTTTACTGCTTGTTCTGGCACTGGTTTTAGGCATGAACTTCTTCTCAGGTTTCAGCATGTCTCAAGGGATAAGAGGATCTCCAACACCTTCACCTCAGCTCTGGGAACAGAGCCTAGACTACATGGAGGATGAGACGCCGAATGGTTCTGTAGTGCTTTCATGGTGGGACTACGGTTACAACTTCCAGACATTAGGGAACAGAGCATCTGTAGCCGATGGAGGAAACCTAAGATACTACACAAGTGAAGGAGATCACATGAACTACAGGTTAGCTAGCTACCTTAACTCGACGACCGCTAATGACACAGACTATCTTGAGCAGACCTCAGCTGATTACATCTGGCTTGATCACAGCATGATAGGCAAGTTTTCAGCAGTAAGTCAGATAGCAAATAAGGATAACCAAGACTACCAGGCTATGGCACAGTTCAGTACTCCTGGCGCGCTACAAAGCTCTTTGAGCGAGGAAGACGGTCAGACTGTGGCTCAGTTCCGAGGAAGGCTGGGCAGAGACCCTGTGTCAATCTATGCTCCGGTAGAGTTTACAAATTCCTCGGCAGGGCTTTCAGGTCCGCCAACTGTCCGGTTTGCAGATGGTCAAACTGCTGAAGTAGGCTGTCTGCTTACAGAGGACGGCAGAGAAGACTTTGATGTTGAAAGAGACCTAGGATTCTGTGCTGTTGAAGATCCTTTCTACAGTTTGGAAAGGGGTGCAGCAGGCACGCAGTCGCGGCTAATCCTAGTTCCTGAGAAGATCACAGATTCGACACTTGTCAAGCTATACCTGCAGGATGGGCGCGGTGTTGACTACGCTGAAAAGGTTCCTGAAGCCTCAAATGGCTACATCAAGATGTGGGAAATCACAGAATGA
- a CDS encoding protein translocase subunit SecF: MSLEQRLEKRYSEIYNNHQKYFLVPLALLMLAVAVLGFSYTQNGEFFQKGTDFTGGTEAQFQINGSFPTTEIEQAFSDAGKPGANAITQQTSEGKNLLVEIPPPDINQSEAEDILTDAGYQVEVLQFNSISASVSNQFFLQAQIAFVLAFTVMSLVIFIAFKDITPSMAVIFAAAGDIIIAGAGMALLGIPLTLGSLAALLMLIGYSVDTDIVLSSRTLKREKDSLQSRMWESLKTGVTMSSGGIAGFTLLYIVSYVIVGPSELSNIAAVMVIGLLADMPLTWLGNTAILKSYIEGEDLIYRGGA; this comes from the coding sequence GTGAGCCTAGAACAGAGACTGGAAAAACGTTACTCCGAAATATACAACAACCATCAAAAATATTTCCTAGTCCCTCTAGCACTGCTTATGCTGGCAGTAGCAGTACTGGGCTTCAGCTACACTCAAAACGGAGAATTCTTTCAGAAAGGAACAGACTTCACCGGAGGAACCGAAGCACAGTTTCAGATAAACGGCTCATTCCCAACAACAGAAATCGAGCAAGCGTTCTCAGATGCTGGAAAACCTGGAGCCAACGCAATAACACAGCAGACCAGCGAAGGAAAAAACTTACTAGTCGAAATACCGCCTCCAGACATCAATCAAAGCGAAGCAGAAGATATACTAACAGACGCAGGCTACCAAGTAGAAGTACTGCAGTTTAACTCGATTTCAGCTTCTGTATCCAACCAGTTCTTCCTTCAGGCACAGATAGCATTTGTGCTAGCATTCACAGTCATGAGCCTAGTAATATTCATCGCATTCAAAGATATAACGCCCTCAATGGCCGTAATATTTGCAGCAGCAGGAGATATAATTATAGCAGGAGCTGGAATGGCTTTGTTAGGCATACCACTTACTCTAGGTTCGTTAGCAGCACTTCTAATGCTTATAGGTTACTCTGTCGACACAGATATCGTCCTATCAAGCAGAACACTGAAGAGAGAGAAAGACTCACTCCAATCTAGAATGTGGGAATCACTCAAAACAGGAGTAACAATGAGCTCAGGAGGTATAGCAGGATTTACACTGCTCTACATAGTATCTTACGTCATAGTTGGTCCTTCAGAACTTTCCAACATTGCAGCAGTGATGGTAATCGGATTACTAGCCGACATGCCACTGACATGGCTTGGAAACACAGCAATACTGAAATCATACATTGAAGGAGAAGACTTGATCTACAGAGGTGGAGCATAA
- a CDS encoding SDR family NAD(P)-dependent oxidoreductase: MKVLITGGSNGIGKATAQKLQQEDHEAIIFDKERPDYRVDFYQGDVRDDERVKEVAEKADFDVLVNCAGFYELGSVEDMEKETAEKIFDTNVHGYLNFIRHSMPTLREKNGRIVNITSVAGRVSIPFFGTYCGSKHAVESISDSLRREQDEVEVAIVEPGVIETGFNERAREALEKYLPDSFYSEEYEEILLEDGLDGVDAEKAAEKVFKAVTDKRAKRRYQVPFRAKFAILTGLMPAVVQDWIIEKVMR; this comes from the coding sequence ATGAAAGTGCTGATAACCGGAGGCAGCAACGGCATAGGCAAAGCCACAGCCCAGAAACTGCAGCAGGAAGACCATGAAGCAATAATTTTCGACAAGGAAAGACCGGATTACAGAGTTGATTTCTATCAGGGTGATGTCAGAGACGACGAAAGAGTCAAGGAAGTCGCCGAAAAAGCCGATTTCGATGTACTGGTTAACTGCGCCGGTTTCTATGAATTAGGTAGCGTCGAAGACATGGAGAAAGAAACAGCAGAGAAAATATTCGACACAAATGTCCACGGATACCTCAACTTCATCAGACACTCAATGCCAACGCTAAGAGAAAAGAACGGGCGAATAGTAAACATCACCTCCGTAGCTGGAAGAGTTTCGATTCCCTTCTTCGGCACTTACTGCGGATCTAAGCACGCTGTCGAATCCATCAGCGACTCACTTAGAAGAGAACAAGACGAAGTAGAAGTCGCAATCGTAGAACCTGGAGTAATTGAGACAGGTTTCAACGAGAGAGCTAGAGAAGCTTTGGAAAAGTATCTGCCAGACTCATTTTATTCTGAAGAGTATGAAGAAATACTATTAGAAGATGGCCTAGATGGCGTCGATGCGGAGAAAGCGGCTGAAAAAGTTTTTAAAGCAGTTACAGATAAGAGGGCGAAGAGAAGATATCAGGTTCCATTCAGAGCAAAGTTTGCGATCCTAACAGGACTCATGCCTGCTGTTGTTCAGGATTGGATAATAGAGAAAGTAATGAGATAA
- a CDS encoding nascent polypeptide-associated complex protein: MALEVMFGGNMQQMMKQMGMDMDEIDADKVEIHVGDQKFVFKSPQVSKIDMQGQEMFQLQGDYTKEEQGPSQEDIELVQEKTDCSEDEAREALKNADDVAEAVIEVQ, encoded by the coding sequence GTGGCATTAGAGGTTATGTTCGGCGGAAACATGCAGCAGATGATGAAGCAGATGGGAATGGACATGGACGAAATTGACGCAGACAAGGTCGAAATCCATGTTGGAGACCAAAAATTTGTATTCAAATCCCCACAAGTCAGTAAAATCGACATGCAAGGTCAGGAAATGTTCCAACTGCAGGGGGACTACACTAAAGAAGAACAAGGTCCTTCACAGGAAGACATTGAACTAGTACAGGAAAAAACAGACTGCAGCGAAGATGAAGCAAGAGAAGCACTGAAGAATGCGGACGATGTAGCCGAAGCAGTCATAGAAGTACAATAA
- a CDS encoding tripartite tricarboxylate transporter permease, whose amino-acid sequence MLEILAYSLTGVLLGVFTGLIPGIHPNTVIFSSIPFYLTSEIEFILYAALISGLSISHTFHDFIPAFYLQAPEGGTALSMSVGSEMASNGRGFEAFNSTLIGGITSLFVFILMLPVLYFFLKNVYAAVEPFMAPFLAFFLFFLIFRSGRKEAFIVAGLAGTLGLLTLNSSIAGSFILMPIFSGLFAVPAVLSSIGSGAEIPGQEESFEFEGVRGGAVGFLAGTMAGVFPGLGAAGSTSFLMPLLEDKKDFLAGMGGVNTSDIAMSLVSLLVIGKARSGSSVALSSLTQTVEWEIFLLIGVSIFCAGISALTALRSHNLFLQVFELVSFRFVGFLVLAVLLGVSFVFSGVFGVLVLLVASLVGGYSFLVDCRSVCMAVLLVPAIFFFL is encoded by the coding sequence ATGCTGGAAATCCTGGCCTACAGCCTGACAGGAGTTCTCCTCGGAGTATTCACAGGGCTGATTCCCGGAATACATCCAAACACAGTGATTTTCAGCTCTATTCCGTTCTACTTAACCTCTGAAATAGAGTTTATACTCTACGCCGCTCTAATTTCAGGTCTTTCGATCAGCCACACCTTCCACGACTTCATACCTGCATTCTATCTCCAGGCACCCGAAGGAGGAACAGCACTGTCGATGAGCGTCGGCTCAGAAATGGCTTCAAACGGCAGAGGATTCGAAGCATTCAATTCTACGCTTATAGGAGGAATTACTTCGCTCTTCGTCTTTATCCTGATGCTGCCCGTGCTTTACTTCTTTCTGAAAAATGTTTATGCTGCTGTGGAACCTTTTATGGCTCCTTTTCTTGCGTTCTTCCTTTTCTTCCTTATTTTTCGCTCAGGACGTAAAGAGGCATTTATAGTTGCTGGATTAGCCGGAACCCTAGGCCTGCTTACCTTGAACAGCAGTATCGCCGGCAGCTTCATATTGATGCCGATTTTCTCTGGTTTATTCGCTGTTCCTGCTGTCCTGTCTTCAATCGGCTCTGGTGCAGAGATTCCTGGGCAGGAGGAAAGTTTTGAGTTCGAAGGAGTTAGAGGAGGTGCCGTTGGTTTTCTGGCTGGTACTATGGCAGGCGTTTTTCCAGGTTTAGGTGCAGCTGGTTCTACTAGTTTTCTTATGCCTCTGCTTGAGGACAAGAAGGATTTCTTGGCTGGCATGGGTGGTGTCAATACTTCTGATATTGCGATGTCGCTGGTTTCTCTCCTGGTGATTGGTAAGGCACGTTCCGGGAGTTCTGTTGCTTTAAGCAGTTTGACTCAGACTGTGGAATGGGAGATTTTCCTGCTTATCGGTGTTTCTATTTTCTGTGCTGGTATTTCTGCTTTGACTGCTTTGCGCTCTCACAATTTGTTTTTGCAAGTCTTTGAGTTGGTGAGTTTTCGTTTTGTAGGATTTCTGGTGCTTGCTGTTTTGCTCGGCGTTAGTTTTGTGTTTTCAGGTGTGTTTGGTGTATTGGTTTTGTTGGTTGCTTCTTTGGTTGGTGGTTATAGTTTTTTGGTTGATTGTCGTAGTGTTTGTATGGCTGTTTTGTTGGTGCCTGCGATTTTCTTTTTCCTGTAG
- a CDS encoding AI-2E family transporter, translated as MNSQRGFVLVLTAVFLLMAGLMLKPFVGYLLGSLVLAFVLHPAQKYLRRFIDERISAFFLTILSVLVFLLPFAIIVSTVAGDASGVINDVTQNEVVDIDQLEALMAEYTDEDIDIRTQLRDAVNSFVSTALGGFSQILGILTAVSIGVSIMLFVIFYLLKDGEEFADYLKDLMPLPEDIADSLYAKTYSTTWAVIKGHVLVALAQGAIAGIGLWVAGVPNFVFWTFVMIMLSFIPLIGSFLVWGPAGIYLVALGEVHAGIFLLIYGVVIVNLTDNFLRPFVVDESADLHPAVILIGVIGGVYVFGASGLFIGPVVFGTLKAVLEVFNKHYQEL; from the coding sequence ATGAATTCTCAGCGGGGTTTTGTTCTGGTTTTGACCGCGGTTTTTTTGCTGATGGCAGGGCTGATGTTGAAGCCTTTTGTAGGGTATTTGTTGGGTAGTTTGGTTCTTGCTTTTGTTTTGCATCCCGCTCAGAAGTATTTGCGGAGGTTTATTGATGAGAGGATTTCAGCTTTTTTCTTGACTATTTTGAGTGTGCTGGTTTTCTTGCTGCCTTTTGCTATTATTGTGAGTACTGTTGCGGGAGATGCTTCCGGAGTAATTAATGATGTTACTCAGAATGAGGTTGTTGATATTGATCAGTTGGAAGCGTTGATGGCAGAGTATACGGATGAAGATATAGATATTAGAACTCAGTTGAGAGATGCCGTCAACAGTTTTGTTTCCACAGCGCTTGGAGGATTTTCCCAAATTCTCGGCATTCTTACTGCAGTAAGTATAGGTGTGTCGATAATGTTGTTCGTGATTTTCTACCTGTTGAAAGATGGTGAGGAGTTTGCAGATTATTTGAAAGACTTGATGCCTCTACCTGAGGATATTGCAGATAGTCTTTACGCTAAGACCTACAGTACTACCTGGGCTGTTATTAAGGGTCATGTGTTGGTTGCTTTGGCTCAGGGAGCTATTGCCGGTATCGGTTTGTGGGTTGCTGGAGTTCCAAACTTTGTGTTCTGGACATTTGTGATGATTATGCTTTCGTTTATCCCTTTGATTGGTTCGTTCTTGGTTTGGGGTCCGGCAGGAATTTATCTTGTTGCTCTTGGAGAAGTTCATGCAGGAATATTTTTGCTTATTTACGGCGTTGTAATTGTTAATCTTACTGATAACTTTCTTAGACCATTTGTTGTAGATGAAAGTGCCGATCTTCATCCCGCTGTGATATTAATCGGCGTTATTGGCGGTGTGTATGTTTTCGGTGCTTCAGGCTTGTTTATCGGCCCGGTTGTTTTCGGTACTTTGAAGGCAGTTCTTGAGGTTTTTAACAAGCATTATCAAGAACTTTGA
- a CDS encoding lamin tail domain-containing protein gives MTSHRESVVLAVIAVILVSIPAASQNVEISGEENKQGVIDSKFSDRFEVDFEPGKVVNDLMDSDARLEVNQSFSRDVKRLQTSKGFVKIVRTNDSIEKTVQTPYGRFEFGVKDGDNYSEFSGNSGSRDEAEEVRENLMDEMSQRSSELSEKHSVVVQEMLPDVSASVEDNSETEHLNLTNNEEEAVDISGWKAVSISGDSMEYMNLTGKLEPGETKTFFAGDEGRMENFGDNTVFKDVNIYSNALVKVYNAGEKEIVSLEY, from the coding sequence ATGACTAGTCATCGTGAATCAGTTGTTTTAGCTGTTATAGCCGTTATTTTGGTTTCCATTCCTGCGGCATCTCAGAATGTTGAAATCAGCGGAGAGGAAAATAAGCAGGGTGTGATCGATTCGAAGTTTTCTGATCGTTTTGAAGTTGATTTTGAGCCAGGTAAGGTTGTTAATGATTTGATGGATAGTGATGCGAGACTTGAGGTCAATCAAAGTTTTAGTAGAGATGTGAAGAGGCTTCAGACTTCTAAAGGTTTTGTTAAGATAGTTAGGACAAATGATTCTATTGAGAAAACTGTTCAGACTCCTTACGGTCGTTTTGAGTTTGGAGTGAAAGATGGCGATAATTACAGCGAGTTTTCTGGGAACAGCGGTTCTAGAGATGAGGCTGAAGAGGTTAGGGAGAACTTGATGGATGAGATGAGTCAAAGGTCTTCGGAGTTAAGTGAGAAGCATAGTGTCGTGGTTCAGGAAATGCTTCCGGATGTCAGTGCTTCGGTTGAGGATAATTCAGAGACAGAGCATTTGAATTTGACGAATAACGAGGAGGAGGCAGTTGATATTTCTGGTTGGAAAGCAGTTTCTATCAGTGGAGATAGTATGGAATACATGAACTTAACCGGCAAGCTGGAGCCTGGTGAGACTAAGACCTTCTTTGCAGGTGACGAAGGCAGGATGGAAAATTTCGGAGACAATACTGTTTTTAAAGACGTGAATATTTACAGTAATGCCTTAGTAAAGGTTTATAACGCTGGAGAGAAAGAAATAGTAAGTTTAGAGTATTAA
- a CDS encoding SDR family NAD(P)-dependent oxidoreductase, with product MQMEKALVTGGAGFIGSNIVEKLVEKDVEVTVLDSMYLGTPENLEKIEDKIELIEGSVLDEEKIQEAVNGVDTVFHLAARSSSPMHKEDAAEGARVNIEGFVNVAEAAKEEEVEKVVYASTSSMYGSIEPPHEVDSGEYPMNLYTASKMSRELYAKTYSVQTDVQFTGLRFFSVFGPHEKAKGKYANVVTQFLWKMQDGERPVIWGEGDQERDLIYVEDVAEANIAAAQRIEEADGEVFNVGKGDPQTFNQVVEKLNKVLGTDIEPERIENPRDNYVMQHNADISRTEEVLGWSPEHSFEEGLRKTVEFYKQK from the coding sequence ATGCAGATGGAAAAGGCCTTAGTCACAGGAGGAGCAGGATTCATAGGCTCCAACATAGTAGAAAAACTGGTAGAAAAAGATGTAGAAGTCACAGTACTAGACAGCATGTACCTCGGAACTCCTGAAAACCTGGAAAAAATAGAAGACAAAATAGAGTTAATCGAAGGCTCTGTACTAGACGAAGAAAAAATACAGGAAGCCGTCAACGGAGTAGACACTGTTTTCCATCTCGCAGCCAGAAGCTCATCTCCAATGCATAAGGAAGACGCAGCTGAAGGAGCTAGAGTTAACATAGAAGGCTTCGTCAATGTTGCAGAAGCAGCTAAAGAAGAGGAAGTGGAAAAAGTAGTCTATGCATCTACATCTTCCATGTATGGCAGCATCGAACCACCTCATGAAGTTGACTCGGGAGAGTATCCGATGAATCTCTACACAGCTTCTAAAATGTCCCGAGAACTTTATGCCAAGACCTACAGTGTTCAGACTGATGTCCAATTTACCGGACTCAGGTTCTTCTCCGTTTTCGGTCCTCATGAGAAGGCGAAGGGAAAGTATGCCAATGTGGTCACCCAGTTCCTCTGGAAGATGCAGGATGGAGAAAGACCTGTCATATGGGGAGAGGGCGACCAGGAGAGAGACCTCATCTATGTTGAAGATGTGGCAGAGGCCAACATCGCCGCCGCACAGAGAATCGAAGAAGCGGACGGCGAAGTCTTCAATGTCGGTAAAGGAGATCCACAAACCTTCAACCAAGTAGTAGAAAAACTCAACAAAGTTCTTGGAACTGATATTGAGCCGGAGAGGATTGAAAACCCGCGTGACAACTATGTTATGCAACACAACGCCGACATCTCAAGAACTGAAGAAGTCCTTGGATGGAGTCCAGAACACAGCTTTGAAGAAGGACTAAGGAAAACAGTAGAGTTCTACAAGCAAAAATAG
- a CDS encoding methionyl-tRNA formyltransferase: protein MEAVFLGQNQAGEEIYNWLNQREDTDVLALLTEKDQLSLIEKLEPEIVISAGFEHKVPKEIIEVPEKGIINLHPSFLPYNRGAHPYIWPIIEDTPAGVSIHQMTEEIDHGPIIDRREVPVYPDDTGKSLHERLMREQVQQFKENWADIKQGNIQKTQQSPGRGTTHYKKDLEDERRIKLNEETSKEDFIDELRALTYPPHRNAYIERNGKKYHLELDIVPDDTR, encoded by the coding sequence ATGGAGGCAGTTTTCCTGGGACAAAATCAGGCGGGCGAAGAAATCTACAACTGGCTGAACCAGAGAGAAGACACTGATGTCCTCGCACTACTTACAGAGAAAGACCAACTATCGCTGATAGAAAAACTGGAGCCAGAAATAGTTATCTCAGCAGGCTTCGAACACAAAGTACCTAAAGAGATAATCGAAGTCCCTGAAAAAGGAATAATCAATCTCCATCCATCCTTTCTGCCGTATAACAGAGGGGCACATCCGTATATCTGGCCTATAATCGAGGATACTCCTGCCGGCGTATCAATACACCAAATGACAGAAGAAATAGATCACGGTCCGATAATAGACCGAAGAGAGGTGCCGGTATATCCTGACGACACAGGGAAAAGTTTGCATGAAAGATTGATGAGGGAGCAAGTCCAGCAGTTCAAGGAAAACTGGGCTGATATCAAACAAGGAAATATACAGAAAACACAACAAAGCCCTGGAAGAGGCACCACACACTACAAGAAAGACTTGGAAGATGAGAGAAGGATAAAGCTTAATGAAGAAACATCGAAGGAAGATTTCATAGATGAGTTAAGGGCTTTGACCTATCCTCCACATCGTAACGCCTATATAGAGAGAAACGGGAAGAAGTACCACCTAGAACTGGATATAGTTCCGGATGACACAAGGTAG
- a CDS encoding NAD-dependent epimerase/dehydratase family protein codes for MEIAVTGGAGFIGSHLAEKLIEKGHDLTLIDNLSSGEQKNMPEEADFEKIDIKEDDLTCLSGIDVVFHLAANPKVNTFPEDRDKDFEENLKGTKNVLEACEKYEVGELIFASSSVVYGEDAEIPTPEDANMSPISMYGATKCGGEHMCQVYQQIFDIDLTIVRLANIVGGRNQKGVIYDFIHKLKDNPEKLVILGNGKQRKSYLHVEDTVEGILAARKSDKTVFNIGSEDSIDVDGIADIVADELDLSPDYEYTGGEKGWEGDVPEMRLSIEKLKSEGWNPEKNSAESVRKTVRELLI; via the coding sequence ATGGAAATCGCAGTAACCGGAGGCGCCGGATTCATCGGCAGCCATCTAGCAGAAAAACTAATCGAAAAAGGTCACGACCTAACACTAATCGACAACCTCTCCTCCGGAGAACAAAAAAACATGCCCGAAGAAGCAGATTTTGAAAAAATAGACATCAAAGAAGATGATCTAACATGTCTAAGCGGGATAGATGTAGTTTTCCATCTTGCAGCCAACCCTAAAGTCAATACTTTTCCAGAAGACAGGGACAAAGACTTTGAGGAGAATTTGAAAGGTACAAAAAATGTTTTGGAAGCCTGCGAGAAATATGAAGTTGGAGAACTTATTTTTGCTTCTTCTTCAGTTGTATATGGCGAAGATGCCGAAATTCCAACTCCTGAAGACGCTAACATGAGCCCTATATCGATGTACGGCGCCACAAAATGCGGAGGAGAGCACATGTGCCAAGTCTACCAGCAGATCTTCGACATAGATCTAACTATCGTTAGACTGGCAAATATTGTCGGCGGCAGAAACCAGAAAGGAGTAATATACGACTTCATCCACAAACTGAAAGACAATCCAGAAAAACTAGTGATACTAGGCAACGGAAAACAGAGGAAAAGTTATCTGCATGTCGAAGACACGGTAGAAGGGATACTCGCTGCCCGGAAGTCAGATAAAACCGTTTTCAACATCGGTTCAGAGGACTCCATCGATGTAGATGGAATAGCCGACATAGTAGCAGACGAACTAGACCTAAGCCCGGATTACGAATACACTGGCGGAGAGAAAGGCTGGGAGGGCGATGTACCAGAAATGAGATTGAGTATTGAAAAATTGAAGTCGGAAGGCTGGAATCCAGAGAAAAATTCCGCTGAATCAGTGCGGAAAACTGTTCGAGAACTCCTGATTTAA
- a CDS encoding PIN domain-containing protein, with product MYAETDFVLALLKDDDWLQENAREIYKKNDDLWTSRYTLIELMLIAYRENMNVLRVVAEAIELIDVKGEIKEVEAAASYVEEEDFTPFDALHLVASGEEKIVSSDKDYREYSETRELED from the coding sequence ATGTATGCTGAGACAGATTTTGTACTGGCACTACTGAAAGATGATGACTGGCTGCAGGAAAATGCCAGAGAAATTTACAAGAAAAATGATGATCTTTGGACTTCCCGCTACACCCTGATTGAACTTATGTTGATCGCATACAGGGAAAATATGAATGTGTTGAGGGTAGTAGCTGAAGCAATAGAGTTGATTGATGTAAAAGGAGAGATTAAAGAGGTAGAAGCCGCAGCAAGCTATGTAGAGGAGGAAGACTTCACTCCTTTCGATGCACTACATCTCGTAGCATCTGGAGAAGAAAAGATAGTTTCCAGCGACAAAGATTACAGAGAATACTCTGAGACTAGAGAACTTGAAGATTAG